From Planococcus halocryophilus, the proteins below share one genomic window:
- a CDS encoding CapA family protein, which yields MNFSKIALFLLLIITIFPLIGCSIATNADESQPIAFEIRNPPIATSPSELNLEYSASLSAVGDILIHERVYLDAKNDYSYDFNPMLEKVTPFLEQADLTIANSESIIGGSEIGLSTYPAFNSPYEVGAALKNSGVDIVTLANNHTLDRGIPAIENAIRYWDQIGMVHTGSFLSNDERSKVTLVTRNKITFSFLSYTYGTNGIPTPVGMDYLVNRIDPLIIQQDLKRARELSDVVVLSLHFGQEYQSMPNVEQIELARFSAANGADIILGHHPHVLQPPEWIDTEDGRKVFVMYSLGNFLSGQDELDRQIGAILHLDIVKKVTADSSTITLQNPAFTTTFVKSSNAKNYEMDLLKNIDRNLNTATKAHLSTWIKDLEFIE from the coding sequence GTGAACTTCAGCAAAATAGCTCTTTTTCTATTATTAATTATCACAATTTTCCCTCTCATTGGATGTTCAATCGCTACTAACGCCGATGAAAGCCAGCCAATTGCTTTTGAAATCCGAAATCCCCCCATTGCCACCAGTCCTTCAGAGCTGAACTTAGAATATTCCGCTTCGCTATCCGCTGTTGGAGATATTCTAATTCACGAACGTGTTTACCTAGATGCTAAAAATGACTACAGTTACGACTTTAATCCAATGCTCGAAAAAGTGACACCTTTTCTTGAACAGGCCGATCTTACTATCGCTAATTCTGAGAGTATAATTGGAGGCAGTGAAATTGGACTCTCTACGTATCCGGCCTTTAATAGTCCTTACGAGGTAGGCGCTGCGTTGAAGAATTCTGGTGTAGATATTGTCACACTGGCAAATAACCATACGCTAGACCGAGGAATACCGGCTATCGAAAATGCCATTCGCTACTGGGATCAAATCGGCATGGTGCATACTGGCTCTTTTTTATCGAACGATGAGCGCTCGAAAGTTACTTTAGTGACACGTAACAAGATCACCTTTTCTTTCTTGTCCTATACCTATGGTACAAACGGAATTCCTACGCCTGTTGGAATGGATTACTTGGTTAACCGCATTGATCCTCTGATCATCCAACAAGATTTAAAGCGTGCGAGAGAATTATCTGATGTGGTCGTTTTAAGCTTGCATTTCGGACAAGAATACCAAAGTATGCCAAATGTGGAGCAAATCGAATTGGCTCGTTTTTCTGCTGCTAACGGTGCTGATATTATTTTGGGGCACCATCCCCACGTTCTGCAGCCACCAGAATGGATCGACACAGAAGACGGACGCAAAGTTTTTGTTATGTATTCACTTGGTAATTTTTTATCTGGACAAGACGAATTAGACCGACAAATCGGTGCGATTTTGCACCTTGATATTGTGAAAAAGGTAACAGCGGATTCTAGCACCATCACTTTGCAAAACCCTGCCTTTACAACAACCTTTGTTAAAAGTTCCAATGCTAAAAATTACGAAATGGACTTGTTAAAGAACATCGATAGAAATTTAAATACTGCTACTAAAGCCCACTTATCTACGTGGATCAAAGATTTGGAATTTATCGAGTAA
- a CDS encoding GtrA family protein, producing MENSQKRKAPIQPLQFTLIGISNAAVDIGSLNLLLLLSPTSHSGTLALFNTIAYCLAISNSYFWNSRITFRHSAKGSRQQQFFFVLQGLFSLLINNGVFLAFNLLLQFMEISSWISLNLSKGLAMFASFAASFFMIKYFVFRDQQNRNKKP from the coding sequence ATGGAGAATAGCCAAAAACGTAAGGCCCCTATTCAGCCACTTCAATTCACCCTAATCGGGATTTCCAATGCAGCAGTAGATATCGGGTCGCTCAATTTATTATTACTTTTATCCCCTACGAGCCATAGCGGAACTTTAGCGTTATTTAATACAATCGCTTATTGCTTGGCGATAAGTAATAGTTACTTTTGGAATTCTAGAATTACCTTTCGCCATTCTGCTAAAGGCAGTCGACAACAGCAATTCTTCTTTGTCCTGCAAGGACTGTTTAGCTTACTGATCAATAACGGTGTTTTTTTAGCATTCAACCTACTCCTTCAATTCATGGAAATCTCTAGTTGGATTAGTCTTAATCTTTCAAAGGGACTCGCGATGTTTGCTTCTTTTGCAGCCAGCTTTTTCATGATTAAATACTTTGTCTTTAGAGACCAACAAAATCGAAACAAAAAACCTTAA